From the Oryza glaberrima chromosome 5, OglaRS2, whole genome shotgun sequence genome, one window contains:
- the LOC127773162 gene encoding uncharacterized protein LOC127773162: MGKLAAVVRSVLRLTNESMRIVMVTIIGVLLGFFIGISFPSVSITKLHFPSSFVSYIEDRNSGLTTQALLNHAWTSARNARENSSEPSSNTTLKIYVPTNPKGAERLAPAIVVPETDFHLRRLWGEPSEDLPFKPKYLVTFTVGYAQKENINRAVKKFSDNFAILLFHYDGRVSEWDEFEWSKRAIHISARKQTKWWYAKRFLHPDIVAAYEYIFIWDEDLGVEHFNAEEYIKLVKKYHLEISQPGLEPDRGLTWQMTKRRGDREVHKVTEERPGWCSDPHLPPCAAFVEIMAPVFSRDAWRCVWHMIQNDLVHGWGLDFALRKCVEPAHEKIGVVDSQWIVHQVVPSLGNQGKSENGRPAWEGVRARCRKEWGMFQTRMAEAEKAYYKMMGITPPNSTLV; the protein is encoded by the exons ATGGGAAAACTTGCAGCTGTTGTTCGCAG TGTACTTAGATTAACAAATGAAAGCATGAGGATTGTTATGGTAACAATTATTGGAGTGCTCTTGGGCTTCTTCATTGGAATTTCATTCCCATCAGTCAGCATAACAAAG CTTCACTTTCCTTCTAGCTTTGTATCATACATAGAAGACAGAAACTCTGGGCTCACAACACAAGCTTTGCTTAATCACGCCTGGACTTCCGCCCGAAATGCAAGGGAAAACAGTTCTGAACCAAGTTCAAACACTACTTTGAAG ATTTATGTCCCAACGAACCCCAAGGGTGCAGAGAGACTAGCACCAGCTATTGTTGTGCCAGAAACTGACTTCCATTTGCGCAGGTTATGGGGAGAACCAAGTGAG GACCTGCCCTTCAAACCAAAGTACCTTGTTACTTTCACTGTTGGATATGCACAGAAAGAAAATATCAACAGAGCAGTGAAGAAG TTCTCTGACAATTTTGCTATTCTGTTGTTCCATTATGATGGTCGGGTGAGTGAGTGGGACGAGTTTGAGTGGTCGAAACGAGCCATCCATATAAGTGCCAGGAAACAAACTAAGTG GTGGTATGCCAAAAGATTCCTGCATCCTGATATTGTGGCAGCTTATGAGTACATATTCATCTGGGATGAGGACCTTGGGGTGGAGCATTTCAATGCGGAGGA ATACATCAAACTTGTCAAGAAATACCATCTGGAGATCTCTCAACCTGGTTTAGAGCCTGATCGGGGATTGACATGGCAGATGACAAAAAGAAGAGGTGACCGCGAGGTCCACAA GGTTACAGAGGAGAGGCCGGGCTGGTGTTCTGACCCTCATCTTCCGCCTTGTGCTGC CTTTGTTGAAATAATGGCTCCAGTCTTCTCTAGAGATGCATGGAGATGTGTATGGCATATGATTCAG AATGACTTGGTTCATGGATGGGGCCTTGATTTTGCTCTCAGGAAATGCGTGGAG CCTGCTCACGAAAAGATTGGGGTTGTTGATTCACAGTGGATTGTTCACCAAGTGGTTCCATCTCTCGGGAACCAG GGCAAGTCAGAGAATGGAAGACCAGCATGGGAAGGG GTGAGGGCGCGGTGCAGGAAGGAATGGGGGATGTTTCAGACGAgaatggcggaggcggagaaggcGTACTACAAGATGATGGGCATCACCCCTCCGAACTCCACACTGGTGTAG